A genomic window from Streptomyces brevispora includes:
- the gltB gene encoding glutamate synthase large subunit — protein sequence MRTDAWSPMDGRPAQQGMYDPRNEHDACGVGFVATLTGVAGHELVEQALTVLRNLEHRGATGSEPDSGDGAGILLQVPDTFLRAEVPFDLPEAGAYAVGIAFLPADDSTAAVRGLEKIAAEEGLKVLGWRDVPVTPDILGKGARATMPEFRQLFVADGESTGIVLDRKAFVLRKRAERETGVYFPSLSARTVVYKGMLTTGQLEPFFPDLSDSRFATTVALVHSRFSTNTFPSWPLAHPYRFVAHNGEINTVKGNRNWMKARESQLASSLFGTEQLDRIFPVCTPDASDSASFDEVLELLHLGGRSLPHSVLMMVPEAWENHDSMDPARRAFYQYHATLMEPWDGPACVTFTDGVQVGAVLDRNGLRPGRYWVTDDGLVVLSSEVGVLDIDPAKVVRKGRLQPGKMFLVDTAEHRIIEDDEIKASLAAEQPYQEWLETGEIELEDLPDREHIVHTHASVTRRQQTFGYTEEELRVILAPMARTAGEPLGSMGTDSPIAALSARPRLLFDYFTQLFAQVTNPPLDAIREELVTSLRSTLGPAGNLLEPTAAACRSVTLPFPVIDNDELAKLIHINADGDMPGMKAATLSGLYRVGGGADALAARIEEICTEVDAAIEDGARLVVLSDRHSDAEHAPIPSLLLTSAVHHHLIRTKQRTQVGLLVEAGDVREVHHVALLIGFGAAAVNPYLAMESVEDLVRAGTFIEGIDAEQAIRNLIHALGKGVLKVMSKMGISTVASYRGAQVFEAVGLDQDFVAQYFHGTATKIGGAGLDVVAKEVAARHAKGYPASGISASHRALEIGGEYQWRREGEPHLFDPETVFRLQHATRNRRYDIFKKYTDRVNEQSERLMTLRGLFGFKSDREAIDIDEVESVADLVKRFSTGAMSYGSISREAHETLAIAMNQLGGKSNTGEGGEDADRLYDPARRSSIKQVASGRFGVTSEYLVNADDIQIKMAQGAKPGEGGQLPGHKVYPWVAKTRHSTPGVGLISPPPHHDIYSIEDLAQLIHDLKNANPAARIHVKLVSEVGVGTVAAGVSKAHADVVLISGHDGGTGASPLTSLKHAGGPWELGLAETQQTLLLNGLRDRIVVQTDGQLKTGRDVVIAALLGAEEFGFATAPLVVSGCVMMRVCHLDTCPVGIATQNPVLRDRFSGKAEYVVNFFEFIAQEVREILAELGFRTIEEAVGHAELLDTDRAITHWKAQGLDLKPLFHVPELADGAVRHQIAEQDHGLAKALDNELIKLAGDALKADSAEAAQPVRAQIAIRNINRTVGTMLGHEVTKKFGGAGLPEDTIDITFTGSAGQSFGAFLPSGVTLRLEGDANDYVGKGLSGGRVIVRPDRGADHLAEYSTIAGNTIAYGATGGELFLRGRTGERFCVRNSGATVVSEGVGDHGCEYMTGGHAVVLGETGRNFAAGMSGGVAYVIDLDRDHVNVGNLGAVEELSETDRQWLHDVVRRHQEETGSTVAEKLLAEWDSADGGVSRFSKIIPSTYKAVLAAKDAAELAGLSEQETTEKMMEAATNG from the coding sequence ATGCGCACCGACGCCTGGTCGCCCATGGACGGTCGCCCCGCCCAGCAGGGGATGTACGACCCCCGCAACGAGCACGACGCCTGCGGCGTCGGGTTCGTGGCCACTCTGACCGGTGTGGCCGGTCACGAGCTGGTAGAGCAGGCGCTGACCGTACTGCGCAACCTCGAACACCGCGGCGCCACCGGATCCGAGCCCGACTCCGGTGACGGCGCCGGAATCCTGCTCCAGGTACCCGACACCTTCCTCCGCGCAGAGGTCCCCTTCGACCTCCCCGAGGCCGGTGCCTACGCCGTCGGCATCGCGTTCCTGCCCGCGGACGACTCCACAGCAGCCGTCCGCGGCCTCGAGAAGATCGCCGCCGAAGAGGGCCTGAAGGTCCTCGGCTGGCGCGACGTCCCGGTCACCCCCGACATCCTCGGCAAGGGCGCCCGCGCCACCATGCCCGAGTTCCGTCAGCTCTTCGTCGCGGACGGCGAGAGCACCGGGATCGTCCTGGACCGCAAGGCCTTCGTACTGCGCAAGCGCGCCGAGCGTGAGACCGGGGTCTACTTCCCGTCGCTCTCCGCCCGCACGGTCGTCTACAAGGGGATGCTCACCACCGGGCAGCTGGAGCCGTTCTTCCCGGACCTCTCCGACAGCCGGTTCGCCACCACGGTCGCGCTGGTCCACTCCCGCTTCTCCACCAACACCTTCCCGAGCTGGCCGCTCGCCCACCCGTACCGCTTCGTCGCGCACAACGGCGAGATCAACACGGTCAAGGGCAACCGCAACTGGATGAAGGCCCGCGAGTCCCAGCTGGCCTCCAGCCTCTTCGGCACGGAGCAGCTGGACCGGATCTTCCCCGTCTGCACCCCGGACGCCTCCGACTCGGCCTCCTTCGACGAGGTCCTGGAGCTGCTCCACCTCGGCGGCCGCTCGCTGCCCCACTCGGTGCTGATGATGGTCCCGGAGGCGTGGGAGAACCACGACTCCATGGACCCGGCCCGGCGCGCGTTCTACCAGTACCACGCCACGCTGATGGAGCCCTGGGACGGCCCGGCCTGCGTCACCTTCACCGACGGCGTCCAGGTCGGCGCGGTCCTCGACCGCAACGGTCTGCGCCCCGGCCGCTACTGGGTCACCGACGACGGACTCGTCGTCCTCTCCTCCGAGGTCGGCGTCCTGGACATCGACCCCGCCAAGGTCGTCCGCAAGGGCCGCCTGCAGCCCGGCAAGATGTTCCTCGTCGACACCGCCGAGCACCGCATCATCGAGGACGACGAGATCAAGGCGTCCCTCGCCGCCGAGCAGCCCTACCAGGAGTGGCTGGAGACCGGCGAGATCGAGCTGGAGGACCTCCCCGACCGGGAGCACATCGTGCACACGCACGCCTCCGTCACCCGCCGCCAGCAGACCTTCGGCTACACCGAGGAAGAGCTCCGCGTCATCCTCGCCCCGATGGCCCGCACCGCCGGCGAACCGCTCGGCTCCATGGGCACGGACTCGCCGATCGCCGCACTGTCCGCCCGCCCCCGGCTCCTCTTCGACTACTTCACCCAGCTGTTCGCACAGGTCACCAACCCGCCACTGGACGCCATCCGCGAGGAGCTCGTCACCTCGCTGCGCTCCACGCTCGGCCCGGCGGGCAACCTGCTGGAGCCCACCGCCGCCGCGTGCCGCAGCGTCACACTGCCGTTCCCGGTGATCGACAACGACGAGCTGGCCAAGCTCATACACATCAACGCCGACGGCGACATGCCGGGCATGAAGGCCGCCACGCTCTCCGGTCTCTACCGGGTCGGCGGCGGGGCCGACGCACTGGCCGCGCGGATCGAGGAGATCTGCACCGAGGTCGACGCCGCCATCGAGGACGGTGCCCGACTGGTCGTCCTGTCCGACCGGCACTCCGACGCCGAGCACGCGCCGATCCCGTCGCTGCTGCTCACCTCGGCCGTCCACCACCACCTCATCCGCACCAAGCAGCGCACCCAGGTGGGCCTGCTGGTCGAGGCCGGTGACGTCCGCGAGGTCCACCACGTCGCGCTGCTGATCGGCTTCGGCGCCGCCGCGGTCAACCCGTACCTGGCCATGGAGTCCGTCGAGGACCTGGTCCGGGCCGGCACGTTCATCGAGGGCATCGACGCCGAACAGGCCATCCGCAACCTCATCCACGCGCTGGGCAAGGGCGTCCTGAAGGTCATGTCCAAGATGGGCATCTCCACCGTCGCCTCCTACCGCGGCGCCCAGGTCTTCGAGGCCGTCGGCCTCGACCAGGACTTCGTCGCCCAGTACTTCCACGGCACCGCCACCAAGATCGGCGGCGCCGGACTCGACGTCGTCGCCAAGGAGGTCGCCGCCCGGCACGCCAAGGGCTACCCCGCCTCCGGCATCTCCGCCTCGCACCGCGCGCTGGAGATCGGCGGCGAGTACCAGTGGCGCCGCGAGGGCGAACCGCACCTCTTCGACCCGGAGACGGTCTTCCGCCTCCAGCACGCCACCCGCAACCGCCGGTACGACATCTTCAAGAAGTACACCGACCGGGTGAACGAGCAGTCCGAGCGGCTGATGACGCTCCGCGGCCTGTTCGGCTTCAAGTCGGACCGCGAGGCGATCGACATCGACGAGGTCGAGTCCGTCGCCGACCTCGTCAAGCGCTTCTCCACCGGCGCCATGTCGTACGGCTCGATCTCCCGCGAGGCGCACGAGACCCTCGCCATCGCCATGAACCAGCTGGGCGGCAAGTCCAACACCGGCGAGGGCGGCGAGGACGCCGACCGGCTGTACGACCCGGCGCGCCGCTCCTCCATCAAGCAGGTCGCCTCCGGCCGCTTCGGTGTGACCAGCGAGTACCTGGTCAACGCGGACGACATCCAGATCAAGATGGCGCAGGGCGCCAAGCCCGGCGAGGGCGGCCAGCTGCCCGGCCACAAGGTCTACCCCTGGGTGGCCAAGACCCGGCACTCCACCCCGGGTGTCGGCCTGATCTCCCCGCCGCCGCACCACGACATCTACTCCATCGAGGACCTGGCTCAGCTGATCCACGACCTCAAGAACGCCAACCCGGCGGCCCGCATCCACGTGAAGCTGGTGTCCGAGGTCGGCGTCGGCACGGTCGCCGCCGGTGTCTCCAAGGCACACGCGGACGTCGTCCTCATCTCCGGCCACGACGGCGGAACGGGCGCCTCCCCGCTCACCTCGCTGAAGCACGCGGGCGGCCCCTGGGAGCTCGGACTCGCCGAGACCCAGCAGACGCTGCTGCTCAACGGCCTGCGCGACCGCATCGTCGTGCAGACCGACGGCCAGCTCAAGACCGGCCGCGACGTCGTCATCGCCGCACTGCTGGGCGCCGAGGAGTTCGGTTTCGCGACCGCGCCGCTCGTCGTCTCCGGATGCGTCATGATGCGCGTCTGCCACCTCGACACCTGCCCGGTCGGCATCGCCACCCAGAACCCGGTCCTGCGCGACCGCTTCTCCGGCAAGGCCGAGTACGTAGTCAACTTCTTCGAGTTCATCGCCCAGGAAGTCCGCGAGATCCTCGCCGAGCTCGGCTTCCGCACGATCGAAGAGGCCGTCGGCCACGCCGAGCTCCTGGACACCGACCGTGCGATCACGCACTGGAAGGCCCAGGGCCTCGACCTGAAGCCCCTGTTCCACGTCCCCGAGCTGGCCGACGGCGCCGTCCGTCACCAGATCGCCGAGCAGGACCACGGCCTGGCCAAGGCCCTCGACAACGAGCTGATCAAGCTCGCCGGCGATGCCCTGAAGGCCGACAGCGCCGAAGCCGCCCAGCCGGTCCGCGCACAGATCGCGATCCGCAACATCAACCGGACCGTCGGCACCATGCTCGGCCACGAGGTCACGAAGAAGTTCGGCGGTGCGGGCCTGCCCGAGGACACCATCGACATCACCTTCACCGGCTCCGCCGGCCAGTCCTTCGGCGCCTTCCTGCCCAGCGGTGTGACGCTGCGCCTGGAGGGCGACGCCAACGACTACGTCGGCAAGGGCCTCTCCGGCGGCCGCGTCATCGTCCGCCCGGACCGCGGCGCCGACCACCTCGCCGAGTACTCCACCATCGCGGGCAACACCATCGCCTACGGCGCCACCGGCGGCGAACTGTTCCTGCGCGGCCGCACCGGTGAGCGGTTCTGCGTCCGCAACTCCGGCGCCACCGTCGTCTCGGAAGGCGTGGGCGACCACGGCTGCGAGTACATGACCGGCGGACACGCCGTCGTCCTCGGCGAGACCGGACGCAACTTCGCGGCCGGTATGTCGGGCGGCGTCGCCTACGTCATCGACCTCGACCGCGACCACGTCAACGTCGGGAACCTCGGCGCGGTCGAGGAACTCTCCGAGACCGACAGGCAGTGGCTGCACGACGTCGTGCGCCGCCACCAGGAGGAGACCGGATCCACGGTCGCCGAGAAGCTGCTGGCCGAGTGGGACAGCGCCGACGGCGGTGTCTCCCGCTTCAGCAAGATCATCCCGTCCACCTACAAGGCAGTGCTCGCCGCCAAGGACGCCGCTGAGCTCGCCGGTCTCTCCGAGCAGGAGACCACCGAGAAGATGATGGAGGCGGCGACCAATGGCTGA
- a CDS encoding HutD/Ves family protein, whose amino-acid sequence MTSEAFRILRAAGRVPAHWKNGGGVTREIVASPGTATGEATGGAADAFDWRVSLADVTEDGPFSVFPGVDRTLTVVEGAGMDLMVSGEHHIVDEPYWPHDFLGDLETDGRLLAGPVVNLNVMYRRDRTRAEVAVVRGTLRLMAPERGAVLAVALEDGAVIDGTDTELGRYDAVLLHSRRTPCVLRTQGYAALITFTGHGPGGR is encoded by the coding sequence ATGACCTCCGAGGCGTTCCGGATCCTGCGCGCGGCCGGCCGTGTACCGGCGCACTGGAAGAACGGCGGGGGAGTGACCCGCGAGATCGTCGCTTCCCCCGGCACGGCGACGGGGGAAGCGACCGGCGGTGCGGCCGATGCCTTCGACTGGCGGGTCAGCCTGGCGGACGTGACCGAGGACGGGCCGTTCTCCGTGTTCCCCGGCGTCGACCGCACCCTGACCGTGGTGGAGGGCGCCGGGATGGACCTCATGGTGAGCGGCGAGCACCACATCGTCGACGAGCCGTACTGGCCCCACGACTTCCTGGGCGACCTGGAGACGGACGGCCGGCTGCTGGCGGGCCCGGTCGTCAACCTCAACGTGATGTACCGCAGGGACCGCACGCGGGCCGAGGTGGCGGTCGTACGCGGCACCCTGAGGCTGATGGCGCCCGAACGCGGGGCGGTGCTGGCCGTGGCGCTGGAGGACGGCGCCGTCATCGACGGAACGGACACCGAACTCGGCCGCTACGACGCGGTGTTGCTGCACAGCCGCCGGACGCCGTGCGTCCTGCGGACACAGGGATACGCGGCACTGATCACGTTCACGGGCCACGGACCCGGCGGCCGGTAG
- a CDS encoding pyridoxamine 5'-phosphate oxidase family protein, producing the protein MTSNSWADFRTAEPDFADTVRHRFQQYKHHVLATLRKDGSPRVTGLEVEFRLGEPFLGMMPNSRKALDLRRDPRFAVQANPGPDAEMADGDVRISGRAVEVTDPAVLAHFIDEVKPPEPFHLFRLELTEVVHTGIEGGDTLVIRVWRPGRPLRSFRRGNDDGSLTETS; encoded by the coding sequence ATGACATCGAACTCCTGGGCAGACTTCCGAACCGCGGAGCCGGACTTCGCCGACACCGTGCGCCACCGCTTCCAGCAGTACAAGCACCACGTCCTGGCGACCCTCCGCAAGGACGGGTCGCCCCGGGTGACCGGCCTCGAAGTGGAGTTCCGGCTGGGCGAGCCCTTCCTCGGCATGATGCCGAACTCCCGCAAGGCACTGGACCTGCGCCGCGACCCCCGATTCGCCGTGCAGGCCAACCCCGGCCCCGACGCCGAGATGGCCGACGGGGACGTCCGGATCTCCGGACGGGCGGTCGAGGTGACCGACCCGGCGGTGCTGGCCCACTTCATCGACGAGGTGAAGCCGCCGGAACCCTTCCACCTCTTCCGGTTGGAGCTGACCGAGGTGGTGCACACCGGCATCGAGGGCGGCGACACCCTGGTCATCCGCGTCTGGCGCCCCGGCCGGCCGCTGCGCTCCTTCCGCAGGGGCAACGACGACGGCTCCCTGACCGAGACCTCCTGA
- a CDS encoding glutamate synthase subunit beta — MADPKGFLTTGREVAQTRPVDERVKDWNEVYVPGSLLPIISKQAGRCMDCGIPFCHQGCPLGNLIPEWNDYAYREDWTAASERLHATNNFPEFTGRLCPAPCESACVLGINQPAVTIKNVEVSIIDQAWDRGDVTPQPPERLSGKTVAVIGSGPAGLAAAQQLTRAGHTVAVYERADRIGGLLRYGIPEFKMEKSHINRRIEQMRAEGTKFRTEVEVGKDVDAAKLRRRYDAVVIAAGATVSRDLPVPGRELNGVHFAMEYLPLANKVQEGDLTVSPITAEGKHVVVIGGGDTGADCVGTAHRQGALSVTQLEIMPRPGEDRNANQPWPTFPMLYKVTSAHEEGGDRIYSVSTTHFEGDEEGNVQSLHLIEVEFTDGKLEQKPGTERTIPAQLVTLAMGFTGTDQANGLVQQFGLDLDARGNIARDDDYATNVGGVFVAGDAGRGQSLIVWAIAEGRSAARGVDRFLTGASALPSPIRPTDRSMMV, encoded by the coding sequence ATGGCTGACCCCAAGGGCTTCCTGACCACCGGCCGCGAGGTCGCCCAGACCCGCCCCGTGGACGAGCGCGTCAAGGACTGGAACGAGGTCTACGTTCCCGGCTCGCTGCTCCCGATCATCAGCAAGCAGGCCGGCCGCTGCATGGACTGCGGCATCCCGTTCTGCCACCAGGGCTGCCCGCTCGGAAACCTCATCCCCGAGTGGAACGACTACGCCTACCGCGAGGACTGGACGGCCGCGTCCGAGCGCCTGCACGCCACGAACAACTTCCCGGAGTTCACCGGGCGGCTCTGCCCGGCCCCGTGCGAGTCGGCGTGTGTACTCGGCATCAACCAGCCCGCCGTCACCATCAAGAACGTCGAAGTCTCCATCATCGACCAGGCGTGGGACCGCGGCGACGTCACCCCGCAGCCGCCCGAGCGCCTCTCCGGCAAGACCGTGGCCGTCATCGGCTCCGGCCCGGCCGGACTCGCCGCCGCCCAGCAGCTGACCCGGGCCGGCCACACCGTCGCCGTCTACGAGCGCGCGGACCGCATCGGGGGCCTCCTCCGCTACGGCATCCCCGAGTTCAAGATGGAGAAGTCGCACATCAACCGCCGCATCGAGCAGATGCGCGCGGAGGGCACCAAGTTCCGCACCGAGGTGGAGGTCGGCAAGGACGTCGACGCCGCCAAGCTGCGCCGCCGCTACGACGCCGTCGTCATCGCCGCCGGTGCCACCGTCTCCCGCGATCTGCCCGTCCCGGGCCGCGAGCTGAACGGCGTGCACTTCGCGATGGAGTACCTGCCGCTCGCCAACAAGGTGCAGGAGGGCGACCTGACGGTCTCCCCGATCACCGCCGAGGGCAAGCACGTCGTCGTCATCGGCGGCGGCGACACCGGCGCGGACTGCGTCGGCACCGCCCACCGGCAGGGCGCGCTCTCCGTCACCCAGCTGGAGATCATGCCCAGGCCCGGCGAGGACCGGAACGCCAACCAGCCCTGGCCGACCTTCCCGATGCTCTACAAGGTCACCTCCGCGCACGAGGAGGGCGGCGATCGGATCTACTCCGTCTCCACCACCCACTTCGAGGGCGACGAGGAGGGCAACGTCCAGTCGCTCCACCTCATCGAGGTAGAGTTCACGGACGGCAAGCTGGAACAGAAGCCCGGCACCGAGCGGACGATCCCGGCACAGCTGGTCACCCTCGCCATGGGCTTCACCGGCACGGACCAGGCCAACGGTCTGGTCCAGCAGTTCGGCCTGGACCTCGACGCGCGCGGCAACATCGCTCGTGACGACGACTACGCTACCAACGTCGGCGGTGTCTTCGTCGCCGGTGACGCGGGTCGCGGCCAGTCCCTCATCGTGTGGGCCATCGCCGAGGGCCGCTCCGCGGCACGCGGCGTGGACCGCTTCCTGACCGGGGCCAGCGCACTGCCGTCCCCGATCCGCCCGACGGACCGTTCCATGATGGTCTGA
- a CDS encoding VIT1/CCC1 transporter family protein, translating to MSIIETDAVLHEAHRDNHTHRDVNGGWLRPAVFGAMDGLVSNLALMTGVAGGAVSHRTMVITGLAGLAAGAFSMAAGEYTSVASQRELVEAELDVERRELRKHPLDEERELAELYESRGVEPGLAREVARQLSRDPEQALEIHAREELGIDPGDLPSPLVAAVSSFGAFALGALLPLLPYLLGASAMWPAVVLALIGLFGCGAVVARVTARSWWFSGLRQLLLGGAAAAITYGLGMLFGVAVGG from the coding sequence GTGTCCATCATCGAGACCGACGCCGTACTGCACGAGGCGCACCGGGACAACCACACCCACCGTGATGTGAACGGTGGCTGGCTGCGGCCCGCGGTGTTCGGTGCCATGGACGGTCTCGTCTCGAACCTCGCCCTGATGACCGGTGTCGCGGGCGGTGCGGTCTCGCACCGGACGATGGTGATCACCGGACTGGCCGGTCTGGCCGCGGGCGCCTTCTCCATGGCGGCCGGCGAATACACCTCCGTCGCCTCGCAGCGTGAGCTGGTGGAAGCCGAACTCGACGTCGAGCGGCGGGAGTTGCGCAAGCACCCGCTGGACGAGGAGCGGGAGCTCGCCGAACTCTACGAGTCCCGCGGTGTCGAGCCCGGCCTCGCCCGCGAGGTCGCCCGGCAGCTGTCGCGCGACCCGGAGCAGGCCCTGGAGATCCACGCCCGCGAGGAGCTCGGCATCGACCCGGGTGATCTGCCCTCGCCGCTTGTCGCGGCCGTGTCCTCGTTCGGCGCCTTCGCGCTGGGCGCCCTGCTGCCCCTGCTGCCGTATCTGCTCGGCGCGAGCGCGATGTGGCCGGCCGTGGTGCTCGCCCTGATCGGCCTCTTCGGCTGCGGTGCGGTGGTGGCCCGGGTGACGGCCCGCAGCTGGTGGTTCAGCGGACTGCGCCAGCTGCTGCTCGGCGGCGCGGCCGCCGCGATCACCTACGGCCTGGGCATGCTGTTCGGCGTCGCCGTCGGAGGCTGA
- a CDS encoding ADP-ribosylglycohydrolase family protein — MTTARDTSSAGHPDATRGRDGSTPAAPPPGPPDTGRRARIEGLLLGLAAGDAAGWPAARHRAARMPEWTRRLTRELDTFAEQNATTTLPVPIALNQPPEPLRLGPSDDAEWAAFAAGTVLTSASGPLHGLSPGRRMRAAVDVAWNALAAEVAAAAARAPEVESAVLPLRARISVRAGLGNLAAGLRPPATGHDNPHYFDDAACVRAAVLAVVHPGDPAAAADLAEFDARYTQDGDGVHGARAMAAAIAEALGGADVDTAVNAALAQLPEGTEIARNAAHAVRIARDFAGETAGAFALVPVLEHQIVDHVYSYGIAAAETVPVALALATAARGQIAQAVPSAACLSRVADSAPALAGALTGALGGIATVPDGWREACRTLAGCALPRFAGTDLMELAGLLADTEPAPPGGQFGHDIHRAHSAHEIRTAHDTDGAHAR; from the coding sequence ATGACCACGGCGAGGGACACCTCATCCGCCGGGCACCCCGACGCGACGCGCGGGCGCGACGGCAGCACCCCGGCCGCACCGCCCCCCGGCCCGCCGGACACCGGGCGGCGGGCCCGGATCGAGGGGCTGCTGCTCGGGCTGGCCGCCGGGGACGCCGCGGGGTGGCCGGCCGCGCGGCACCGGGCGGCCCGGATGCCGGAGTGGACCCGGCGCCTCACCCGCGAGCTCGACACCTTCGCCGAGCAGAACGCGACCACCACACTGCCCGTCCCCATCGCCCTCAACCAGCCGCCCGAACCCCTGCGGCTCGGCCCGTCCGACGACGCCGAATGGGCGGCGTTCGCCGCCGGGACGGTGCTCACCTCCGCGTCGGGTCCGCTGCACGGCCTCTCCCCCGGCCGCCGGATGCGGGCCGCGGTGGACGTCGCATGGAACGCGCTGGCCGCCGAGGTCGCCGCGGCCGCCGCGCGGGCACCCGAGGTCGAGTCGGCGGTCCTGCCGCTGCGGGCCCGGATCTCGGTCCGGGCAGGGCTCGGCAATCTGGCCGCCGGGCTGCGCCCGCCCGCCACCGGGCACGACAACCCGCACTACTTCGACGACGCCGCGTGCGTACGGGCCGCCGTGCTCGCCGTCGTCCACCCCGGGGACCCCGCCGCGGCGGCCGACCTCGCCGAGTTCGACGCGCGCTACACCCAGGACGGCGACGGGGTGCACGGTGCGCGGGCGATGGCCGCCGCGATCGCCGAGGCGCTCGGCGGGGCGGACGTGGACACGGCGGTGAACGCCGCTCTGGCGCAGCTCCCCGAAGGCACCGAGATCGCCCGCAACGCCGCCCACGCGGTCAGGATCGCCCGCGACTTCGCCGGCGAGACGGCCGGTGCCTTCGCCCTCGTACCGGTGCTGGAGCATCAGATCGTCGACCACGTCTACAGCTACGGGATCGCCGCGGCCGAGACCGTCCCGGTCGCCCTCGCCCTGGCCACCGCGGCCCGCGGCCAGATCGCGCAGGCCGTACCGTCCGCGGCCTGCCTGTCCCGGGTCGCCGATTCGGCGCCCGCCCTGGCCGGTGCGCTGACGGGTGCGCTCGGTGGCATCGCCACCGTGCCCGACGGCTGGCGCGAGGCCTGCCGGACCCTGGCGGGGTGCGCGCTGCCCCGTTTCGCGGGCACGGATCTGATGGAACTCGCCGGGCTGCTGGCAGACACGGAACCAGCACCCCCGGGTGGACAATTCGGACATGACATCCACCGCGCCCACAGCGCCCACGAGATCCGCACCGCCCATGACACCGACGGCGCTCACGCTCGATGA
- a CDS encoding rhomboid family intramembrane serine protease, which produces MEAAVTTCYRHPSYETYVSCTRCERFICPDCMREAAVGHHCVECVKEGQRSVRQARTVFGGTVARSAVPLVTYVLMGLNILVYLAELVRPGIVDRFGMTGAGLTGPDGSQYVYVHGGFPGLDVIGVVDGEWYRLLTGAFLHLPPSGSSFGSVPFGVLHIAFNMYALWNLGRVVEEQLGRARYLALYLLSALGGSVLVYLIAPLDNTVGASGAIFGLAAAFYVISRRLGRDMQAVNRFLAGFLLWMVISAGFTSWQGHLGGLLTGAIVTVVYAYAPAERRTTVQASVCVVVFAVLMLLVALKTSALLG; this is translated from the coding sequence ATGGAGGCCGCCGTCACCACGTGCTACCGCCATCCCTCGTACGAGACGTATGTGAGCTGCACCCGCTGCGAACGCTTCATCTGTCCCGACTGCATGCGCGAGGCCGCGGTCGGCCACCACTGTGTGGAGTGCGTGAAGGAGGGGCAACGGTCGGTCCGGCAGGCGCGGACGGTCTTCGGCGGGACGGTGGCCAGGAGTGCGGTGCCGCTCGTCACCTATGTGCTGATGGGCCTGAACATCCTGGTGTACCTGGCCGAGTTGGTGCGCCCGGGGATCGTCGACCGGTTCGGGATGACGGGTGCGGGACTGACCGGTCCGGACGGCAGCCAGTACGTCTACGTTCACGGCGGCTTCCCCGGCCTCGACGTGATCGGGGTGGTGGACGGTGAGTGGTACCGGCTGCTGACCGGTGCGTTCCTGCACCTGCCGCCCAGCGGGTCCTCGTTCGGCTCGGTGCCGTTCGGGGTGCTGCACATCGCCTTCAACATGTACGCACTGTGGAACCTCGGCCGGGTCGTCGAGGAACAGCTGGGACGGGCCCGCTACCTCGCGCTCTACCTGCTGTCCGCGCTGGGCGGTTCGGTGCTGGTGTACCTGATCGCGCCGCTGGACAACACGGTGGGCGCCTCGGGGGCGATCTTCGGGCTCGCGGCCGCGTTCTACGTCATCAGCCGGCGGCTGGGCCGGGACATGCAGGCGGTGAACAGGTTCCTGGCCGGGTTCCTGCTCTGGATGGTGATCTCGGCGGGATTCACCTCGTGGCAGGGGCATCTGGGCGGGCTGCTGACCGGTGCCATCGTGACGGTGGTGTACGCGTACGCCCCGGCGGAGCGCCGTACGACGGTCCAGGCCTCGGTGTGCGTGGTGGTGTTCGCCGTGCTGATGCTGCTGGTGGCCCTCAAGACGTCGGCGCTGCTGGGCTGA